The Octopus sinensis unplaced genomic scaffold, ASM634580v1 Contig12195, whole genome shotgun sequence genome window below encodes:
- the LOC115229234 gene encoding zinc finger protein ZIC 4-like, which produces MSGFGEKPFKCEFDGCDRRFANSSDRKKHSHVHTSDKPYNCKVRGCDKSYTHPSSLRKHMKVHGKCSPPHGGSYEESISNSPSSDSNSASPAVQNHTPTQQQPQPPPQQQQHHQHQHQQQQQQQQHHHQQQQQAVVIPQSSPPSLPLAPNPTLPPNHHTNLSEWYVCQTSAGMPTPPSNEHSPVSKLGHIPIHPTSVLVSYT; this is translated from the exons atgagtggatttg gagaAAAACCTTTCAAGTGTGAATTCGATGGTTGTGATCGCAGATTTGCCAATAGTTCCGATCGGAAGAAACATTCACATGTTCATACAAGTGACAAACCTTACAACTGTAAAGTTCGCGGTTGTGACAAAAGTTATACACACCCCAGTTCTTTGCGGAAACACATGAAAGTTCACGGCAAATGTTCGCCGCCCCACGGCGGTTCATACGAGGAGTCGATAAGTAACAGTCCGAGCAGTGATTCGAACTCAGCGTCACCGGCTGTTCAGAACCATACCCcgacacaacaacaaccacaaccaccaccacaacaacaacaacatcaccaacaccaacaccaacaacaacaacaacaacaacaacatcatcatcaacaacaacaacaagccgtAGTAATACCACAGAGCAGTCCTCCCTCCTTACCACTGGCTCCCAATCCAACGCTACCCCCCAATCATCATACAAACTTGAGCGAGTGGTATGTATGTCAGACAAGTGCTGGGATGCCAACACCACCTAGCAATGAACATTCCCCGGTGAGCAAGCTTGGACATATCCCAATTCACCCTACTTCTGTGCTCGTCAGCTATACATAG